One Pseudomonas sp. FP1742 genomic window carries:
- a CDS encoding type II secretion system F family protein, translated as MLKPALLILLCLTLLGVSIRLFYNGLRQAGIDRTLGRLTQGQPQLTVAKSSWSGLERAFLRAGLGRPTERLGSWLLLWALGVLLGFALAGWIGLLTLLLVPPLVLRLYISWRYQRRLKRMIEQLPTLLDHTVRSLKSGRTLADAVLGAIDAAQAPLKNAMGRVQRNVLLGVSLPDAVSDLAELYEKDELRLFALGLKVNHRYGGNASELFENLIKMIRERDQAARQLRAMTGETRVTAVVLGLMPVGLAGYFLVSNPKYLLAMWHSGSGQMMLASAFGLQVVGCLALWRMLRSV; from the coding sequence ATGCTTAAACCGGCGCTGCTCATCCTGCTTTGCCTGACGCTGCTGGGTGTGTCGATCCGTTTGTTCTACAACGGTCTGCGCCAGGCCGGCATCGATCGAACCCTCGGCCGCCTGACCCAGGGGCAACCGCAACTGACCGTGGCGAAATCATCCTGGTCGGGCCTGGAGCGGGCCTTTCTACGTGCCGGCCTCGGTCGTCCCACCGAGCGCCTGGGGTCGTGGCTGCTGCTCTGGGCCTTAGGCGTTTTACTGGGGTTTGCCCTCGCGGGCTGGATCGGTTTGTTGACGTTGTTGCTGGTGCCGCCCCTGGTGCTGCGGCTGTACATCAGTTGGCGCTATCAGCGCCGGCTCAAGCGCATGATCGAACAACTGCCGACGCTGCTCGATCACACGGTGCGCAGCCTGAAGTCCGGACGCACCCTGGCCGATGCGGTGCTGGGCGCCATCGACGCCGCCCAGGCCCCACTGAAAAACGCCATGGGCCGGGTTCAGCGCAACGTGCTCTTGGGCGTCAGCCTGCCGGACGCCGTCTCGGACCTCGCCGAGCTGTATGAGAAAGATGAACTTCGCCTGTTCGCCCTGGGCCTGAAGGTCAATCACCGCTACGGCGGCAATGCCAGTGAACTGTTCGAGAACCTGATCAAAATGATCCGCGAACGAGACCAGGCGGCGCGCCAACTGCGCGCCATGACCGGCGAAACCCGCGTCACGGCCGTGGTGCTGGGGCTGATGCCGGTGGGGCTTGCCGGTTACTTTTTGGTGTCCAATCCGAAGTACCTGCTGGCTATGTGGCACAGCGGCTCGGGACAAATGATGCTGGCGTCTGCATTCGGCTTGCAGGTCGTCGGCTGCCTGGCGCTGTGGCGCATGTTGCGTAGCGTATGA
- a CDS encoding MaoC/PaaZ C-terminal domain-containing protein — translation MTTDWHTLNSEPSLQTLYVKAATRRKITGTTLPDLGYHCWVNVDPNRLAAYRKVCGFADNGLLPPTYPHILAFALQMQLLTAKEFPFPLLGLIHLSNRIRILRPMGGVSRVRVSVKVQNLQPHAKGATFELVTMLDDQLGPLWEAESQMLCRGVKLAGEPVEQAFASTLSLTEVAHWKAPADIGRRYAKVSGDYNPIHLSAISARLFGFPSAIAHGLWNKARTLAALSDHLPTANVEIAVQFKKPVRLPSEVTLMSSAAGSSGDFQLMGAGEIEHMVGQWRPVA, via the coding sequence ATGACCACCGACTGGCACACACTCAATAGCGAACCGAGCTTGCAGACGCTGTATGTGAAGGCGGCGACGCGACGCAAAATCACCGGCACCACACTGCCCGACCTGGGTTATCACTGCTGGGTCAACGTCGATCCGAACCGCCTGGCGGCTTATCGCAAGGTGTGTGGTTTTGCCGACAACGGGCTGCTGCCACCGACGTATCCACACATCCTGGCGTTTGCCTTGCAGATGCAACTGCTCACCGCCAAAGAATTCCCCTTCCCGCTACTGGGGTTGATTCACCTGAGCAATCGCATCCGCATCTTGCGCCCCATGGGTGGCGTGAGCCGCGTGCGGGTCAGCGTGAAGGTGCAGAACCTGCAACCCCATGCCAAGGGCGCAACGTTCGAGTTGGTGACAATGCTCGACGACCAGTTGGGGCCGCTGTGGGAAGCGGAAAGCCAGATGCTCTGTCGCGGTGTCAAACTGGCAGGCGAGCCTGTCGAGCAAGCGTTTGCATCGACCTTGTCGCTGACCGAAGTGGCCCACTGGAAAGCGCCGGCGGACATTGGCCGCCGATACGCCAAAGTGTCCGGAGACTACAACCCGATTCACCTGAGCGCGATCAGCGCCAGACTCTTCGGTTTCCCCAGCGCCATCGCCCATGGCCTATGGAACAAGGCGCGCACCCTGGCAGCCCTGAGCGATCATTTGCCGACGGCCAACGTCGAGATAGCGGTGCAATTCAAAAAACCGGTGCGCTTGCCCAGCGAGGTCACGCTGATGTCCAGCGCGGCAGGGTCCAGTGGGGATTTCCAGTTGATGGGTGCCGGGGAGATTGAGCACATGGTGGGACAGTGGCGGCCGGTTGCCTGA
- a CDS encoding prepilin peptidase codes for MQSLVLLIWLTLCAAQDARERHIANGLTVGAGVLALIYLLWTGTTWLGAEAVQGGWAFLLALAFTLPGYALRRLGAGDVKLMATLGLATDGMHLLGGFIGAGLVSVFWLLLAPRLWLHMGQGLRERLRYLGPGTSKKQPFAPFVLVGVLLTLAWMR; via the coding sequence ATGCAGAGCCTTGTCCTACTCATCTGGCTGACGCTTTGCGCAGCACAGGATGCCCGAGAGCGCCACATCGCCAATGGCCTGACCGTTGGCGCAGGTGTGCTGGCGCTTATCTATCTGTTGTGGACAGGTACTACCTGGCTGGGGGCCGAGGCGGTCCAGGGCGGCTGGGCTTTTCTGCTGGCATTGGCCTTCACGTTGCCCGGTTATGCGTTGAGGCGTCTGGGGGCAGGGGACGTGAAACTCATGGCAACCCTGGGCCTTGCGACGGACGGTATGCACCTGCTCGGCGGCTTCATCGGTGCCGGGTTGGTCAGTGTCTTCTGGTTGCTGCTGGCGCCAAGACTCTGGCTGCATATGGGGCAGGGGCTTAGAGAGCGCCTTCGTTACCTGGGCCCGGGAACGTCAAAAAAACAGCCCTTTGCGCCATTTGTGCTGGTGGGTGTGCTGCTCACACTGGCCTGGATGCGTTAG
- a CDS encoding pilus assembly protein, producing MSQSQTLSQTFLAITRNSTDFEWLQGALAPLGRVISAGGGNLDELLTLVDVTFANLVFIGLDREHVVAQSALIEGALEAKPMLAIVALGDGMDNQLVLNAMRAGARDFVSYGSRSSEVAGLVRRLSKRLPTVAPNPQQAQQGSLTVLYGAQNNADGALLANHLAHVVQKSGQQTLLLDLGLPRGDSLALLGLESSFHFGDALRHLRRLDATLIDSAFTTCDAGLRILAYASHDEPLEQTSAAELYMLLGALRQHFQHIVVNLTGQPDSEALRTFVSHCDKLLWYTDQNVLDCRRNLEMLGRWREKGLKLDHARLLVDRYLRSVAPDSNTLGKSFGMEVIGVLAYSPEVRLNAKNQGMSLFELAPREGLTQSLRALGEWLAKRSEAPDKPRPGWFDRLRGVR from the coding sequence ATGAGCCAGAGCCAGACCCTGAGTCAGACTTTCCTCGCGATCACCCGCAACAGCACCGACTTCGAGTGGCTGCAGGGGGCGCTTGCCCCTTTGGGCCGAGTGATCAGCGCCGGTGGCGGCAACCTCGACGAACTCCTGACGCTGGTGGACGTGACCTTCGCCAACCTGGTGTTCATCGGCCTGGACCGGGAGCATGTGGTGGCCCAGAGCGCATTGATCGAGGGTGCCCTGGAAGCCAAACCGATGCTGGCGATCGTTGCCCTGGGCGACGGCATGGACAACCAACTGGTGCTCAACGCCATGCGTGCCGGTGCGCGGGATTTCGTCTCTTACGGCTCACGCTCCAGCGAAGTCGCCGGCCTGGTGCGACGCCTGAGTAAACGCCTGCCGACCGTGGCGCCGAACCCACAACAGGCTCAACAAGGTAGCCTGACCGTACTTTACGGCGCACAGAACAATGCCGACGGCGCGTTGCTCGCCAACCACCTGGCGCATGTGGTGCAAAAGAGCGGCCAGCAAACGCTGCTGCTGGATCTGGGACTGCCCCGTGGTGACAGCCTGGCGCTGCTGGGGCTGGAGAGTTCGTTTCATTTCGGCGATGCCTTGCGCCACCTCCGGCGCCTGGACGCGACGCTGATCGACAGCGCCTTCACCACTTGCGACGCCGGGCTGCGAATCCTCGCCTACGCCAGCCACGATGAACCGCTGGAGCAGACCAGCGCCGCCGAGCTGTACATGCTGCTCGGCGCCTTGCGCCAACATTTCCAGCACATCGTGGTGAACCTCACCGGCCAGCCGGACAGCGAAGCGTTGCGTACCTTCGTCAGCCATTGCGACAAGTTGCTGTGGTACACCGATCAGAACGTGCTCGACTGCCGCCGCAATCTGGAGATGCTCGGCCGCTGGCGCGAAAAAGGCTTGAAGCTCGATCACGCCAGATTGCTGGTGGACCGCTACCTGCGCAGCGTCGCACCGGACTCCAACACCTTGGGCAAAAGCTTCGGCATGGAGGTTATTGGCGTGCTCGCCTACAGCCCGGAAGTGCGGCTCAACGCGAAGAATCAGGGCATGAGCCTGTTCGAACTGGCCCCACGCGAGGGCCTGACCCAAAGCCTGCGTGCCCTCGGCGAATGGCTGGCCAAACGCTCCGAAGCCCCGGATAAACCCAGGCCCGGCTGGTTCGACCGATTGAGGGGCGTGCGATGA
- a CDS encoding 3-oxoacyl-ACP reductase: MSDRYIDFANSSIGHRVVGALGLPSPVRLERWQAGRLRPIEGALLIGGGPLTEKVSTLANRLTDTIYSYGTDPTLATAWIPGHGQKLKAVVFDASDLVQVDQLKQLREFFQPLMKNLDHHAHLVILGRAPETLRDPFAASTQRALEGFSRSLAKELRSGGTLQLIYVGEGAEDQLEGPLRFFLSPKSAFISGQVIRLKACETQVMDWTRPLSGRKALVTGAARGIGASIAETLARDGAEVILLDVAPAKTDLDALAARLGGRSITLDICAEDAATQLIEHLPDGVDIVVHNAGITRDKTLANMTPEFWDAVLAVNLNAPQVLTKALLDSGTLRDHGRVILLASISGIAGNRGQTNYAASKAGLIGLAQAWAPLLAERGISINAVAPGFIETQMTAHLPFGVREAGRRLSSLGQGGLPQDVAEAVAWMAQPGTGAFTGQALRVCGQSVLGA, translated from the coding sequence ATGTCTGACCGCTATATCGACTTCGCCAATTCGTCCATCGGCCATCGTGTGGTCGGTGCCCTGGGTCTGCCGTCGCCGGTACGACTGGAACGCTGGCAAGCAGGCCGGCTGCGGCCTATCGAGGGGGCGCTGTTGATTGGCGGTGGCCCGCTGACGGAAAAAGTCAGCACCCTCGCCAACCGCCTGACCGACACGATTTACAGCTACGGCACCGATCCGACCCTGGCCACCGCGTGGATTCCGGGCCACGGCCAGAAACTCAAAGCCGTGGTGTTCGACGCCAGTGACCTGGTGCAGGTCGATCAGCTGAAACAACTGCGCGAGTTCTTCCAGCCGCTGATGAAAAACCTCGATCACCATGCGCATCTGGTGATTCTTGGCCGGGCGCCGGAGACCTTGCGCGACCCGTTCGCCGCCAGCACCCAGCGTGCCCTGGAAGGCTTCAGCCGTTCGCTGGCCAAGGAACTGCGCAGCGGCGGCACCTTGCAGCTGATCTACGTCGGCGAAGGGGCCGAAGATCAACTGGAAGGCCCGTTGCGCTTTTTCCTTTCGCCCAAAAGCGCCTTCATTTCCGGACAAGTCATACGCTTGAAGGCGTGCGAGACACAGGTGATGGACTGGACGCGCCCCTTGTCAGGGCGCAAGGCGCTGGTGACAGGCGCGGCCCGCGGCATTGGTGCCTCGATCGCCGAAACCCTGGCCCGGGACGGCGCCGAGGTAATCCTGCTTGACGTGGCACCGGCCAAAACCGATCTCGACGCCCTGGCCGCGCGCCTCGGCGGGCGCAGCATCACCCTGGACATCTGTGCCGAAGACGCCGCCACGCAACTGATCGAACACTTGCCCGACGGCGTCGACATCGTGGTGCACAACGCGGGCATCACCCGCGACAAAACCCTGGCCAACATGACGCCGGAGTTCTGGGACGCGGTGCTGGCGGTCAACCTCAACGCGCCGCAAGTGCTGACCAAGGCGCTGCTCGACAGCGGCACCTTGCGCGACCACGGTCGAGTGATCCTGCTGGCGTCCATCAGCGGCATCGCCGGCAATCGCGGGCAAACCAACTATGCCGCGAGCAAGGCCGGGCTGATCGGCCTGGCCCAGGCCTGGGCACCGCTGCTGGCCGAGCGTGGCATCAGCATCAACGCGGTGGCCCCCGGGTTTATCGAAACCCAAATGACCGCGCACCTACCCTTCGGCGTGCGTGAAGCCGGGCGACGCTTGAGTTCGTTGGGCCAGGGCGGGCTACCGCAAGACGTCGCCGAAGCCGTGGCCTGGATGGCACAACCGGGCACCGGAGCGTTTACCGGGCAAGCGCTGCGCGTGTGCGGGCAAAGCGTGTTGGGAGCCTGA
- the cpaB gene encoding Flp pilus assembly protein CpaB codes for MNSRVTLGLAGLFLVGAIIAGYWGLTLSRQPAPEPLAQPGPSSASILASVDDPTRQPVVVLLRDIAPFEQITAADVTLEKLRTAPVGSLSRLDQAIGRTPWRALTAGSWLNDQSFETGGALARMIRADERALAVAADDVINVGGQLSPGDYVDVLLFLRMDTNNLQQSAQVVVPALRVLGVGEQLGLTNDGKPANPALSHEEKLKQEQLRTSARTVLLAVPESLLSRLMLAAQVGVLRLAVRSAEEQRLSQYWAGRRDSSANLANANRELVQFSQLALAGTPQSPAPRGAAPRKPSVEVIRGNAVTQQTP; via the coding sequence ATGAACAGCCGCGTCACCCTGGGCCTGGCCGGGCTGTTTCTGGTGGGCGCCATCATTGCCGGTTACTGGGGGCTGACGCTGAGTCGCCAACCCGCCCCCGAGCCCCTCGCGCAACCCGGCCCATCATCGGCCTCGATACTGGCCTCGGTGGACGACCCGACCCGCCAACCGGTGGTAGTGCTGTTGCGTGATATCGCCCCGTTCGAACAGATCACCGCCGCCGACGTGACCCTGGAAAAACTGCGCACCGCCCCGGTTGGCAGCCTGAGCCGTCTCGATCAAGCCATCGGTCGTACGCCCTGGCGCGCGCTCACCGCTGGCAGTTGGCTCAATGATCAAAGCTTCGAAACCGGCGGTGCGCTGGCACGGATGATCCGCGCCGATGAACGCGCCCTTGCAGTGGCGGCGGATGACGTGATCAATGTCGGCGGCCAACTGAGCCCCGGCGACTATGTCGATGTGCTGCTGTTTCTGCGCATGGACACCAACAACCTCCAGCAGTCGGCCCAGGTCGTGGTCCCGGCGTTACGGGTACTCGGGGTCGGCGAGCAGTTGGGGCTGACGAATGATGGCAAGCCTGCCAACCCGGCACTCAGCCATGAAGAGAAACTCAAGCAGGAACAACTGCGCACCAGCGCCCGCACCGTGTTGCTCGCCGTTCCTGAATCCCTCTTGAGCCGTCTGATGCTCGCGGCGCAGGTCGGGGTTTTGCGCCTGGCCGTGCGCAGCGCCGAGGAACAACGCCTGAGCCAATACTGGGCCGGCCGTCGTGACTCATCGGCGAACCTGGCCAACGCCAACCGCGAGCTGGTGCAGTTCAGTCAACTGGCCCTGGCCGGCACCCCACAATCCCCGGCCCCCAGAGGCGCAGCACCGCGCAAGCCGAGCGTGGAAGTCATCCGCGGCAATGCAGTCACCCAACAAACGCCCTGA
- a CDS encoding response regulator transcription factor: MNKLTSAVKVLVVDDEPLIVEELCEFIERNGYRCVPCRSGNQAIERFSEDENIGLVLCDLQMPDMDGIQLVQALQRLSGKHRAFEAIMLTGHANKQDVIKALRTGFADYYQKPIDLAELLEGLQRQEVALQERQKNLQLGHLSQKLQYLCESIDELYQDLDKVRRGASPVPVSGSVGDALSEAERVEMPAVFHQLSPRQLEVAQLVGKGQTNYQIACELGITENTVKLYVSQVLRLTHMHNRTQVALALSPGNSGRRRVSAH, encoded by the coding sequence GTGAACAAGCTTACCTCGGCAGTAAAAGTTCTTGTGGTTGATGATGAGCCGTTGATTGTCGAAGAACTTTGCGAGTTCATTGAACGCAATGGTTATCGCTGTGTTCCTTGTCGGTCCGGAAATCAGGCGATCGAGCGTTTCAGCGAAGACGAGAATATCGGCCTGGTGCTATGTGATTTGCAGATGCCTGACATGGATGGCATTCAGCTCGTCCAGGCGCTGCAGCGGTTGTCCGGCAAGCACCGGGCGTTCGAGGCGATCATGCTCACCGGGCATGCGAACAAGCAGGATGTGATCAAGGCCTTGCGTACCGGGTTCGCCGATTACTATCAGAAGCCGATTGATCTGGCTGAGTTGCTCGAAGGTTTGCAGCGTCAGGAAGTGGCCTTGCAAGAGCGGCAGAAAAATCTGCAGTTGGGGCATTTGAGTCAGAAGCTGCAATACCTTTGTGAATCGATCGATGAGCTTTATCAGGATCTGGACAAGGTTCGTCGGGGAGCGTCCCCGGTACCTGTGTCAGGTTCGGTGGGTGATGCGCTCAGTGAGGCGGAGCGGGTGGAGATGCCCGCGGTGTTCCATCAGCTGTCGCCGCGGCAGTTGGAGGTGGCGCAGTTGGTGGGCAAGGGGCAGACCAATTATCAGATTGCCTGTGAGTTGGGGATTACCGAGAACACGGTGAAGCTTTATGTGTCGCAGGTGTTGCGATTGACGCATATGCATAATCGCACGCAGGTGGCGTTGGCGTTGTCGCCCGGGAACTCCGGGAGGCGGCGGGTTTCTGCGCACTGA
- a CDS encoding CpaF family protein codes for MSGEKLFGAPPHGSTGNTDHEGLKLVLHRYIIDAIEESGQNLLEGSRPMLSQFVTDKVAEYIARLHLAISRYEMERLAEEIVDELTGFGPLEVLLRDSAVTEILVNGPHRVFVEREGVLHLSDLRFIDDHHVERVMQRILAPLGRRLDESSPMVDARLPDGSRVNAIIPPIALDGPCLSIRKFRKDMLKSSDLMAMQTIDQAIFEFIQEAVGKRCNILVSGGTGTGKTTLLNILSQLIAPHERLVTIEDVAELQLGHPHVVRLETRPPNAEGHGEVKASDLIRNALRMRPDRIILGEIRGVEVVDVLTAMNTGHDGSMSTVHANNAQDALLRLETLVGLTGRLIAERTLRQMICAALDVVIQLTRLPDGRRCVSEVVEVVGIRDDVYVTNTLFRLDRHTGRGFLREAANPAGDKLRRESALSPLAY; via the coding sequence ATGAGCGGGGAAAAACTCTTCGGCGCGCCCCCCCATGGGTCGACCGGCAATACCGACCACGAAGGCCTGAAACTGGTGCTGCACCGCTACATCATCGACGCCATCGAAGAGTCCGGGCAAAACCTGCTGGAAGGTTCGCGGCCCATGCTGTCGCAGTTCGTCACCGACAAAGTCGCCGAATACATCGCCCGTCTGCACCTGGCGATCTCCCGGTACGAGATGGAGCGGCTGGCGGAAGAAATCGTCGACGAACTCACCGGTTTCGGTCCGCTGGAGGTGCTGCTGCGCGACTCGGCGGTGACCGAAATTCTGGTCAACGGCCCACACCGGGTATTCGTCGAGCGTGAGGGTGTGTTGCACCTCAGTGACCTGCGGTTCATCGACGACCACCACGTCGAACGGGTCATGCAACGGATTCTCGCGCCCCTGGGCCGACGGCTCGACGAGTCTTCGCCGATGGTCGATGCGCGCCTGCCCGATGGCAGCCGGGTCAACGCGATCATCCCGCCGATTGCCCTCGACGGCCCGTGCCTGTCGATTCGAAAATTTCGCAAGGACATGCTCAAAAGCTCCGACCTGATGGCGATGCAAACCATTGACCAGGCGATCTTCGAGTTCATTCAGGAGGCCGTGGGCAAGCGTTGCAACATCCTGGTCAGCGGCGGCACCGGCACCGGCAAGACCACGCTGCTGAACATTCTCAGCCAGTTGATCGCCCCTCACGAACGGCTGGTTACCATCGAAGACGTCGCCGAACTGCAACTCGGCCATCCTCACGTGGTGCGCCTGGAAACCCGGCCACCGAATGCCGAAGGCCACGGCGAAGTGAAGGCCAGCGACCTGATTCGCAACGCGCTGCGGATGCGCCCGGACCGGATCATCCTCGGCGAGATTCGCGGCGTCGAAGTGGTCGACGTGCTCACCGCCATGAACACCGGGCACGATGGCTCCATGAGCACCGTGCACGCCAACAATGCCCAGGATGCGCTGCTGCGCCTGGAGACGCTGGTGGGGCTGACCGGGCGGCTCATCGCCGAACGCACCCTGCGGCAAATGATCTGTGCGGCGCTGGACGTAGTGATCCAACTGACGCGCCTGCCCGACGGCCGTCGCTGCGTCAGCGAAGTGGTGGAGGTCGTCGGTATTCGTGACGACGTCTACGTGACCAACACCCTGTTCCGCTTAGACCGACACACCGGACGCGGTTTTCTGCGCGAGGCGGCCAACCCCGCCGGCGACAAACTGCGTCGCGAGTCGGCGCTCTCTCCCTTGGCGTATTGA
- a CDS encoding type II secretion system F family protein: protein MNIALLICALLFLAATLLLLSGLLDQHRRARQVAHRLDGKPLNDHRVSHWLQLLGDSRIGQRSIQLDNETQTLLNRLGWRSARQRSLFAACQIGTPVLALALSLLIQGVFFPQVGNHWITPTFAIALGYLLPKRLLAAAAQQRQKQLAIEISTFIPLLRILFESGMAVEQSLRVLSVEGKQLLPELTHELRLILARVDSGLELGDELNKATQLLAVDEFTDTCVILQQLIHQGGGAMKSLLALKLLLDDRRLTRLQEYISKMSAKMSVVMMLFLFPALLIVLAGPSFTALARAFGS, encoded by the coding sequence ATGAACATCGCCCTGCTGATCTGCGCGCTGTTATTTCTGGCGGCCACGCTGTTGCTGCTCAGTGGTCTGCTGGACCAGCACCGGCGTGCGCGCCAGGTAGCCCATCGGCTGGACGGCAAACCGCTGAACGACCATCGCGTCAGTCACTGGCTACAACTGCTGGGCGACAGCCGCATCGGTCAGCGTTCGATCCAACTGGACAACGAAACCCAGACCCTGCTCAACCGCCTCGGCTGGCGCAGCGCCCGACAACGCTCACTGTTCGCAGCCTGCCAGATCGGCACACCGGTACTTGCCTTGGCCCTGAGCCTGTTGATCCAGGGCGTGTTCTTCCCGCAGGTGGGCAACCACTGGATCACCCCAACCTTCGCCATCGCCCTCGGCTACCTGCTGCCCAAACGCTTGCTGGCCGCGGCCGCGCAGCAACGGCAAAAACAATTGGCGATCGAGATTTCGACCTTCATTCCACTGCTGCGCATTTTGTTCGAATCCGGCATGGCGGTGGAACAATCCCTGCGTGTGTTGAGCGTCGAAGGCAAGCAACTGTTGCCCGAGCTGACCCATGAACTGCGCCTGATACTGGCCCGGGTCGATTCCGGCCTGGAACTGGGCGACGAACTGAACAAGGCCACCCAATTGCTCGCAGTGGACGAATTCACCGACACCTGCGTGATCCTTCAGCAACTGATCCACCAGGGCGGCGGCGCGATGAAATCACTGCTGGCGCTCAAGCTGCTGCTCGATGACCGACGCCTGACACGCCTGCAGGAATACATCTCCAAGATGTCCGCCAAAATGTCCGTGGTGATGATGCTGTTCCTCTTCCCGGCATTGCTGATCGTGCTGGCCGGACCGAGCTTCACCGCGCTGGCCCGGGCGTTTGGTTCTTGA
- a CDS encoding TadE/TadG family type IV pilus assembly protein encodes MKTGLPRKQKGAVAIEFALVFMIFFAVFYGLVSYSLPLLLMQSFNKSTAEAVRRSVALDPSTANYDTAVRNIATTELTRQLAWIPAALNFNVATDASATYIGGVLTVSINYPTSKLNQVLPFLVLPGIGSVPNLPPTLTAQSSLQF; translated from the coding sequence ATGAAAACAGGCCTCCCCCGCAAGCAAAAAGGTGCCGTGGCGATTGAGTTTGCCTTGGTGTTCATGATTTTTTTCGCCGTATTTTATGGGTTGGTCAGTTACAGCCTGCCGCTGTTGCTGATGCAATCGTTCAATAAGTCCACGGCCGAGGCGGTGCGTCGCAGTGTGGCGCTGGACCCGAGCACCGCCAATTACGACACGGCGGTCAGAAACATCGCGACCACCGAACTGACCCGGCAACTGGCCTGGATTCCCGCCGCGCTGAACTTCAACGTGGCCACCGACGCCAGCGCCACCTACATCGGCGGCGTACTGACGGTCAGCATCAACTACCCCACCAGTAAACTGAATCAAGTGCTGCCGTTCCTGGTGCTGCCGGGAATCGGCTCGGTGCCCAATCTGCCGCCGACCCTCACGGCCCAATCGAGCCTGCAGTTTTGA
- a CDS encoding response regulator codes for MNAPALQRQQLLLVDDEEDALLELAELLEGEGFTCFTATSVKLALLHLTHHPDIALVITDLRMPEESGMSLIKRLREHTARQHLPVIVTSGHADMEDVSDMLRLQVLDLFRKPIYHVRLLETLNNLFPQPRDLVSS; via the coding sequence ATGAACGCTCCAGCGCTCCAACGCCAACAGCTTCTTCTGGTCGATGACGAGGAGGATGCGTTACTGGAACTGGCGGAGTTGCTGGAGGGCGAGGGGTTTACTTGTTTTACGGCAACGTCGGTCAAACTCGCCCTGCTTCATTTGACCCATCATCCTGATATTGCGCTGGTGATTACTGATTTGCGGATGCCGGAGGAGAGTGGCATGTCGTTGATCAAGCGTCTGCGTGAGCATACGGCTCGTCAGCATTTGCCGGTGATTGTGACGTCGGGGCATGCGGATATGGAGGATGTGAGTGACATGTTGCGGTTGCAGGTGCTGGATCTGTTTCGCAAGCCGATCTATCACGTGCGGTTGTTGGAGACGTTGAATAATTTGTTTCCGCAGCCTCGGGATTTGGTGAGTTCCTGA
- a CDS encoding DUF6124 family protein encodes MFKATPNPPGTDDVSPYESPDSKKLNEAAERALDHYLKPPPKEPKSRKPSRMFMVAPDMDNESLLAHVCESLASASVMTSDIAAYVDAPQRHTLLAIQQVIMLAELAVNRVLDNVDVPKPAPNS; translated from the coding sequence ATGTTCAAAGCCACACCGAATCCCCCTGGAACCGACGACGTTTCCCCCTACGAATCCCCCGATTCCAAAAAACTCAACGAAGCCGCCGAACGCGCGCTCGACCACTACCTCAAGCCACCGCCCAAAGAACCCAAGAGCCGCAAACCCAGCAGGATGTTCATGGTAGCGCCGGACATGGACAACGAAAGCCTGCTGGCCCATGTCTGCGAATCACTGGCCTCGGCCAGCGTCATGACCAGCGACATTGCCGCGTATGTCGACGCCCCGCAGCGGCATACGCTCCTGGCGATTCAGCAGGTGATCATGCTGGCCGAGCTGGCGGTGAATCGGGTGCTGGATAACGTCGACGTACCGAAACCTGCGCCAAACAGCTGA
- a CDS encoding Flp family type IVb pilin, whose product MSFTKMVQKIKSHIAFYKDLAKDTEGASGIEYAIIAGMVALALAAFVTPISTAVTTMFTTLQNAL is encoded by the coding sequence ATGTCCTTCACTAAAATGGTTCAGAAGATCAAATCCCACATCGCTTTTTACAAAGACCTGGCCAAGGACACCGAAGGCGCTTCGGGTATCGAGTACGCGATCATTGCAGGCATGGTGGCACTCGCGCTTGCGGCGTTTGTGACACCCATCTCCACAGCGGTCACCACAATGTTCACCACGCTTCAGAACGCGCTTTGA